The nucleotide sequence CTTGCAATCAtttactaaaacaaaaaaaaagttttatatgctgctggtttatgtaaaaaaaaagtcaaaaacatATTctggaaacttttttttaacagtttttccttTGTGTCGTTTCAGATACTTTGCCACGGGCTCATCTTTCAAGtccttacaattttattttttaaggggaCATACAACAATACGAAAAATTGTTTATCACACAGCTAAGATGTTATGGAAAACTCTACAGCCACAGTTTTTACCAAAACCGACTAGTGAAAAATGGTTGGATATCGCTGAACGCTTTTATAGTCTATGGAATTTACCTAATTGTATTGGGAGCATTGACGGCAAGCACATTAGGATAAAAGCACCCCCAAATTCAGGATCTGCATTCCACAActataaaggttttttttctatAGTGCTGTTAGCTGTTGTCGACGCAGATGGCTTAATTATTTCTGTAGATGTGGGTGAATATGGCCGCAACAGCGATGGGCGTGCGTTAAAAGAAAGTAAATTTGGAAAGTGTCTGGTTCGAGGAGAACTTAATATACCAGATCCAACTCCTCTACCTGGTGAAGATGTAAATATTGGTTTTCCCTACTACTTTGTAGGTGACGAAGCATTTCCGCTCAGAAGCGATCTTATGAAACCATTTGCCCGCAATCAACTTACCAATGAAAGAAGAATGTATAATTACAGAATTTCTCGGGGACGCAAATCAGTGGAATGCTGCTTTGGTATGTTAAGTACTAAATTTGGAATATTGCAAACGCCCATCTGTATGAAAACGAAAAGGATTGATATAATAATCCTAGCAATATGtgctttacataattttattcgtATTTACGATGGAATTTTTTCCACACCTAAACAACCAAACAATATTCAGCACATACCTGTTCAGGATTTGCAAATACAAAGAAACACTccacaaaatttaagaaatcggCTTTGTAACTACTTTTGTAACATTTCTCCCATTCCAAACCAAggatattacaatttttaataactattttttattaggtattacAATACCATGTTACCTCTACTACATTTTTTGAGTTGTAACTATAAccttacttattataataaattattggattaaaaattacctGTTTCCTTAATTGTTTTCGAGATTTCATTCCAGGCAGCATCTTGTGCAGTTCTGTTGCAATAATCAGGTCGATTATAATCATATAAACAT is from Anthonomus grandis grandis chromosome 14, icAntGran1.3, whole genome shotgun sequence and encodes:
- the LOC126744361 gene encoding putative nuclease HARBI1, which gives rise to MSSSEDEDVLALVHLNNIQRRRYWVHPLWKKKNKKYGSFNVFKELNQYPERFQSFYRMSKDCFTRLLNIIKPKITKKNTNWRNCVSAEERLLITLRYFATGSSFKSLQFYFLRGHTTIRKIVYHTAKMLWKTLQPQFLPKPTSEKWLDIAERFYSLWNLPNCIGSIDGKHIRIKAPPNSGSAFHNYKGFFSIVLLAVVDADGLIISVDVGEYGRNSDGRALKESKFGKCLVRGELNIPDPTPLPGEDVNIGFPYYFVGDEAFPLRSDLMKPFARNQLTNERRMYNYRISRGRKSVECCFGMLSTKFGILQTPICMKTKRIDIIILAICALHNFIRIYDGIFSTPKQPNNIQHIPVQDLQIQRNTPQNLRNRLCNYFCNISPIPNQGYYNF